A window from Caldibacillus debilis DSM 16016 encodes these proteins:
- the rplM gene encoding 50S ribosomal protein L13 — MRTTYMAKPHEVERKWYVVDASGKTLGRLASQVASILRGKHKPTFTPHVDTGDYVIVINASQVHLTGKKLTKKIYYRHSQHPGGLKKRTALEMRTNYPEKMIEHAVRGMLPKGTLGRKMFKKLFVYAGSEHPHQAQKPEKYEIG; from the coding sequence ATGCGTACGACATATATGGCTAAGCCACACGAAGTTGAGCGGAAATGGTATGTCGTTGATGCCAGCGGCAAAACGCTCGGCCGCCTTGCCAGCCAAGTCGCCAGCATTTTGCGCGGCAAACATAAACCGACCTTCACACCCCATGTGGATACCGGTGATTATGTGATCGTCATCAACGCATCGCAAGTTCATTTGACCGGCAAAAAATTGACGAAAAAGATCTACTACCGCCACAGCCAACATCCCGGCGGACTCAAAAAGAGAACCGCTTTGGAAATGCGTACGAACTACCCGGAAAAAATGATCGAGCATGCGGTTCGCGGCATGCTTCCGAAGGGAACCTTGGGACGGAAAATGTTTAAAAAACTGTTCGTTTATGCCGGAAGCGAACATCCTCACCAAGCCCAAAAGCCGGAAAAATATGAGATCGGCTGA
- the truA gene encoding tRNA pseudouridine(38-40) synthase TruA: MKRIKCVIAYDGANFAGYQIQPDKRTVQGEIEKALERMHKGRKIRIHAAGRTDGKVHAVGQVIHFDSPLSLREEQWVKALNALLTDEIAVRKAEFVDSSFHARYSAKGKEYRYRILRKKERDPFLRHYAYHFPEPLDVPAMRKAMGYFVGTHDFTAFCSAKTETEDRVRTIEAFELSETKDEMVFRVRGNGFLYNMVRIIIGTVLEVGSGKRDADEIPEILARKDRNLAGKTVPGHGLYLWEVFY, from the coding sequence ATGAAACGGATCAAATGCGTAATCGCCTATGACGGCGCCAATTTTGCCGGCTACCAGATCCAGCCGGACAAACGGACCGTGCAAGGGGAAATTGAAAAGGCGTTGGAAAGGATGCATAAAGGGAGGAAAATCCGCATCCATGCGGCCGGAAGAACCGACGGAAAGGTGCATGCCGTCGGCCAGGTCATTCATTTTGACAGCCCGCTGTCCCTTCGGGAGGAGCAGTGGGTGAAGGCCCTCAATGCCCTCCTTACCGATGAAATTGCCGTAAGGAAGGCGGAGTTCGTCGATTCATCCTTTCATGCCCGTTACTCGGCCAAAGGAAAGGAATACCGCTACCGCATTTTGCGCAAAAAGGAAAGGGATCCCTTTTTGCGCCATTATGCCTACCATTTCCCCGAGCCGCTCGACGTTCCGGCGATGAGGAAGGCGATGGGATATTTTGTCGGAACCCATGATTTTACCGCATTTTGTTCGGCCAAGACGGAAACGGAAGACCGGGTCCGGACGATCGAAGCCTTCGAACTCTCGGAAACGAAGGACGAGATGGTCTTCCGGGTGAGAGGGAACGGATTTTTGTACAATATGGTCCGGATCATCATCGGAACGGTACTGGAGGTGGGTTCCGGAAAAAGGGATGCGGACGAGATCCCGGAGATCTTGGCAAGGAAAGACCGGAATCTGGCGGGGAAAACCGTTCCCGGCCACGGGTTGTATTTATGGGAAGTTTTCTATTGA